From Poecile atricapillus isolate bPoeAtr1 chromosome 13, bPoeAtr1.hap1, whole genome shotgun sequence, one genomic window encodes:
- the TNIP1 gene encoding TNFAIP3-interacting protein 1 isoform X1, which produces MEGRGPYHIYDPGGGSEENGSTALERLVEENARLKEKMQGIKSIGELLEESQVEASKLRQKAEDLVKDNKMLIGSPSLEELVETGAVGPDPSFARAAPGSAQPDVEARKSPPSDLEQPPNEDANLLPQLQQLENTLSGCAKEASKDQVFVRMGYMASELKRLASKVHKNEQRTSFLQTLCETLHSENKELRTKLEHDLEQRNQALEKLRCENQELRRMVTLSSQDNGKREATEQQSGAMVEKAAGREELEAKEKKVKILEHQRRELLEVNKQWDQHFRSMKQKYEQKVTDLHQELAEARRAVTELESEREQKQRDFDRKLLLAKSRIETEEAEKERLAMEVRDLQQRMRFLQEQLAPVTRQREYQEKEIQRLNKALEEALNVQASPPPIFAMEPAGKLPQQELLTQNELLKQQVKIFEEDFQRERSDRERMNEEKEELKQQLEKLQKQLVLSNNQLRASKDDCQREKEEKEKLKKLLKQHKQASGERLHAEPGPGPLAPACPMYQYQYSPPMAPPVYHGYDEWQQIRYPPAMPGEHTQGQNFHHFPPPEYPWRPPCAMARSQNSQPVAGVKPVPKDLEQAGPGLP; this is translated from the exons ATGGAAGGGAGAGGACCCTATCATATCTATGACCCCGGTGGGGGCTCAGAGGAGAATGGATCCACGGCCTTGGAGCGGCTGGTGGAAGAGAACGCCCGGCTGAAGGAGAAGATGCAAGGGATCAAGTCTATCG GAGAGCTTCTGGAGGAGTCCCAGGTCGAGGCATCCAAGTTGCGTCAGAAGGCAGAGGACCTCGTGAAGGACAACAAAATGCTGATTGGATCACCTTCCTTAGAGGAGTTGGTGGAAACCGGAG cCGTCGGCCCCGATCCCAGCTTTGCTCGGgcagccccaggcagtgccCAGCCGGACGTGGAAGCACGGAAATCACCTCCAAGT gatttggagCAGCCACCGAACGAGGATGCCaacctgctgccccagctgcagcagctggagaacaCACTGAGTGGCTGTGCCAAGGAGGCCAGCAAGGACCAGGTCTTTGTGCGCATGGGCTACATGGCCTCCGAGCTCAAGCGCTTGGCCTCCAAGGTGCACAAGAATGAGCAGAGAACATCGTTCCTGCAG ACGCTGTGTGAGACGCTGCACAGTGAGAACAAGGAGCTGCGCACCAAGCTGGAACATGACCTGGAGCAGAGAAACCAGGCTCTGGAGAAGCTCAG GTGTGAGAACCAGGAGCTCCGGAGGATGGTGACGTTGAGCAGCCAGGACAATGGGAAGAGGGAAGCCACCGAGCAG CAGAGCGGGGCCATGGTGGAGAAGGCGGCGGGCAGAGAAGAGCTGGAGGCCAAGGAAAAGAAGGTGAAGATCCTGGAGCACCAGCGCAGGGAG ctgctggaggtgaatAAACAATGGGATCAGCATTTCCGCTCCATGAAGCAGAAGTACGAGCAGAAG GTCACAGACCTACACCAGGAGCTGGCTGAGGCCCGCAGGGCAGTGACCGAGCTGGAGTCAGAGCGGGAGCAAAAGCAACGGGATTTTGACCGCAAGCTGCTCCTGGCCAAGTCCCGGATTGAAACAGAGGAG GCAGAGAAGGAGAGGCTGGCCATGGAGGTGAGGGACCTGCAGCAGAGGATGCGgttcctgcaggaacagctggCTCCCGTCACCAGGCAGCGGGAATACCAGGAAAAGGAGATCCAGAGGCTGAACAAG GCACTAGAAGAGGCCCTGAATGTCCAAGCCTCTCCACCACCCATCTTTGCCATGGAGCCGGCAGGGAAGCTGccgcagcaggagctgctgaccCAGAACGAGCTACTCAAGCAGCAG GTGAAAATTTTTGAGGAAGACTTCCAACGGGAACGGAGTGACAGGGAGAGGATGaatgaggagaaggaagagctgaagcagcagctggaaaagctgcagaagcAGTTGGTGCTCTCCAACAACCAG CTGCGAGCCTCCAAGGACGACTGCcagagagagaaggaggagaaggagaagctgaaAAAGCTGCTGAAACAGCACAAACAG GCTTCTGGAGAGAGGCTGCACGCCGAGCCAGGGCCAGGGCCGCTGGCCCCAGCCTGCCCCATGTACCAGTACCAGTACAGTCCCCCCATGGCTCCCCCCGTGTACCATGGCTATGACGAGTGGCAGCAGATCCGATACCCGCCAGCCATGCCAGGCGAGCACACGCAAGGACAGAACTTCCACCATTTTCCCCCG CCTGAGTACCCTTGGCGCCCTCCCTGTGCCATGGCTCGCAGCCAGAACAGCCAACCAGTGGCCGGGGTGAAACCAGTCCCCAAGGACTTGG AACAGGCAGGTCCCGGATTGCCCTAA
- the TNIP1 gene encoding TNFAIP3-interacting protein 1 isoform X3, whose product MEGRGPYHIYDPGGGSEENGSTALERLVEENARLKEKMQGIKSIGELLEESQVEASKLRQKAEDLVKDNKMLIGSPSLEELVETGAVGPDPSFARAAPGSAQPDVEARKSPPSDLEQPPNEDANLLPQLQQLENTLSGCAKEASKDQVFVRMGYMASELKRLASKVHKNEQRTSFLQTLCETLHSENKELRTKLEHDLEQRNQALEKLRCENQELRRMVTLSSQDNGKREATEQLLEVNKQWDQHFRSMKQKYEQKVTDLHQELAEARRAVTELESEREQKQRDFDRKLLLAKSRIETEEAEKERLAMEVRDLQQRMRFLQEQLAPVTRQREYQEKEIQRLNKALEEALNVQASPPPIFAMEPAGKLPQQELLTQNELLKQQVKIFEEDFQRERSDRERMNEEKEELKQQLEKLQKQLVLSNNQLRASKDDCQREKEEKEKLKKLLKQHKQASGERLHAEPGPGPLAPACPMYQYQYSPPMAPPVYHGYDEWQQIRYPPAMPGEHTQGQNFHHFPPPEYPWRPPCAMARSQNSQPVAGVKPVPKDLEQAGPGLP is encoded by the exons ATGGAAGGGAGAGGACCCTATCATATCTATGACCCCGGTGGGGGCTCAGAGGAGAATGGATCCACGGCCTTGGAGCGGCTGGTGGAAGAGAACGCCCGGCTGAAGGAGAAGATGCAAGGGATCAAGTCTATCG GAGAGCTTCTGGAGGAGTCCCAGGTCGAGGCATCCAAGTTGCGTCAGAAGGCAGAGGACCTCGTGAAGGACAACAAAATGCTGATTGGATCACCTTCCTTAGAGGAGTTGGTGGAAACCGGAG cCGTCGGCCCCGATCCCAGCTTTGCTCGGgcagccccaggcagtgccCAGCCGGACGTGGAAGCACGGAAATCACCTCCAAGT gatttggagCAGCCACCGAACGAGGATGCCaacctgctgccccagctgcagcagctggagaacaCACTGAGTGGCTGTGCCAAGGAGGCCAGCAAGGACCAGGTCTTTGTGCGCATGGGCTACATGGCCTCCGAGCTCAAGCGCTTGGCCTCCAAGGTGCACAAGAATGAGCAGAGAACATCGTTCCTGCAG ACGCTGTGTGAGACGCTGCACAGTGAGAACAAGGAGCTGCGCACCAAGCTGGAACATGACCTGGAGCAGAGAAACCAGGCTCTGGAGAAGCTCAG GTGTGAGAACCAGGAGCTCCGGAGGATGGTGACGTTGAGCAGCCAGGACAATGGGAAGAGGGAAGCCACCGAGCAG ctgctggaggtgaatAAACAATGGGATCAGCATTTCCGCTCCATGAAGCAGAAGTACGAGCAGAAG GTCACAGACCTACACCAGGAGCTGGCTGAGGCCCGCAGGGCAGTGACCGAGCTGGAGTCAGAGCGGGAGCAAAAGCAACGGGATTTTGACCGCAAGCTGCTCCTGGCCAAGTCCCGGATTGAAACAGAGGAG GCAGAGAAGGAGAGGCTGGCCATGGAGGTGAGGGACCTGCAGCAGAGGATGCGgttcctgcaggaacagctggCTCCCGTCACCAGGCAGCGGGAATACCAGGAAAAGGAGATCCAGAGGCTGAACAAG GCACTAGAAGAGGCCCTGAATGTCCAAGCCTCTCCACCACCCATCTTTGCCATGGAGCCGGCAGGGAAGCTGccgcagcaggagctgctgaccCAGAACGAGCTACTCAAGCAGCAG GTGAAAATTTTTGAGGAAGACTTCCAACGGGAACGGAGTGACAGGGAGAGGATGaatgaggagaaggaagagctgaagcagcagctggaaaagctgcagaagcAGTTGGTGCTCTCCAACAACCAG CTGCGAGCCTCCAAGGACGACTGCcagagagagaaggaggagaaggagaagctgaaAAAGCTGCTGAAACAGCACAAACAG GCTTCTGGAGAGAGGCTGCACGCCGAGCCAGGGCCAGGGCCGCTGGCCCCAGCCTGCCCCATGTACCAGTACCAGTACAGTCCCCCCATGGCTCCCCCCGTGTACCATGGCTATGACGAGTGGCAGCAGATCCGATACCCGCCAGCCATGCCAGGCGAGCACACGCAAGGACAGAACTTCCACCATTTTCCCCCG CCTGAGTACCCTTGGCGCCCTCCCTGTGCCATGGCTCGCAGCCAGAACAGCCAACCAGTGGCCGGGGTGAAACCAGTCCCCAAGGACTTGG AACAGGCAGGTCCCGGATTGCCCTAA
- the TNIP1 gene encoding TNFAIP3-interacting protein 1 isoform X2, with the protein MEGRGPYHIYDPGGGSEENGSTALERLVEENARLKEKMQGIKSIGELLEESQVEASKLRQKAEDLVKDNKMLIGSPSLEELVETGAVGPDPSFARAAPGSAQPDVEARKSPPSDLEQPPNEDANLLPQLQQLENTLSGCAKEASKDQVFVRMGYMASELKRLASKVHKNEQRTSFLQTLCETLHSENKELRTKLEHDLEQRNQALEKLRCENQELRRMVTLSSQDNGKREATEQSGAMVEKAAGREELEAKEKKVKILEHQRRELLEVNKQWDQHFRSMKQKYEQKVTDLHQELAEARRAVTELESEREQKQRDFDRKLLLAKSRIETEEAEKERLAMEVRDLQQRMRFLQEQLAPVTRQREYQEKEIQRLNKALEEALNVQASPPPIFAMEPAGKLPQQELLTQNELLKQQVKIFEEDFQRERSDRERMNEEKEELKQQLEKLQKQLVLSNNQLRASKDDCQREKEEKEKLKKLLKQHKQASGERLHAEPGPGPLAPACPMYQYQYSPPMAPPVYHGYDEWQQIRYPPAMPGEHTQGQNFHHFPPPEYPWRPPCAMARSQNSQPVAGVKPVPKDLEQAGPGLP; encoded by the exons ATGGAAGGGAGAGGACCCTATCATATCTATGACCCCGGTGGGGGCTCAGAGGAGAATGGATCCACGGCCTTGGAGCGGCTGGTGGAAGAGAACGCCCGGCTGAAGGAGAAGATGCAAGGGATCAAGTCTATCG GAGAGCTTCTGGAGGAGTCCCAGGTCGAGGCATCCAAGTTGCGTCAGAAGGCAGAGGACCTCGTGAAGGACAACAAAATGCTGATTGGATCACCTTCCTTAGAGGAGTTGGTGGAAACCGGAG cCGTCGGCCCCGATCCCAGCTTTGCTCGGgcagccccaggcagtgccCAGCCGGACGTGGAAGCACGGAAATCACCTCCAAGT gatttggagCAGCCACCGAACGAGGATGCCaacctgctgccccagctgcagcagctggagaacaCACTGAGTGGCTGTGCCAAGGAGGCCAGCAAGGACCAGGTCTTTGTGCGCATGGGCTACATGGCCTCCGAGCTCAAGCGCTTGGCCTCCAAGGTGCACAAGAATGAGCAGAGAACATCGTTCCTGCAG ACGCTGTGTGAGACGCTGCACAGTGAGAACAAGGAGCTGCGCACCAAGCTGGAACATGACCTGGAGCAGAGAAACCAGGCTCTGGAGAAGCTCAG GTGTGAGAACCAGGAGCTCCGGAGGATGGTGACGTTGAGCAGCCAGGACAATGGGAAGAGGGAAGCCACCGAGCAG AGCGGGGCCATGGTGGAGAAGGCGGCGGGCAGAGAAGAGCTGGAGGCCAAGGAAAAGAAGGTGAAGATCCTGGAGCACCAGCGCAGGGAG ctgctggaggtgaatAAACAATGGGATCAGCATTTCCGCTCCATGAAGCAGAAGTACGAGCAGAAG GTCACAGACCTACACCAGGAGCTGGCTGAGGCCCGCAGGGCAGTGACCGAGCTGGAGTCAGAGCGGGAGCAAAAGCAACGGGATTTTGACCGCAAGCTGCTCCTGGCCAAGTCCCGGATTGAAACAGAGGAG GCAGAGAAGGAGAGGCTGGCCATGGAGGTGAGGGACCTGCAGCAGAGGATGCGgttcctgcaggaacagctggCTCCCGTCACCAGGCAGCGGGAATACCAGGAAAAGGAGATCCAGAGGCTGAACAAG GCACTAGAAGAGGCCCTGAATGTCCAAGCCTCTCCACCACCCATCTTTGCCATGGAGCCGGCAGGGAAGCTGccgcagcaggagctgctgaccCAGAACGAGCTACTCAAGCAGCAG GTGAAAATTTTTGAGGAAGACTTCCAACGGGAACGGAGTGACAGGGAGAGGATGaatgaggagaaggaagagctgaagcagcagctggaaaagctgcagaagcAGTTGGTGCTCTCCAACAACCAG CTGCGAGCCTCCAAGGACGACTGCcagagagagaaggaggagaaggagaagctgaaAAAGCTGCTGAAACAGCACAAACAG GCTTCTGGAGAGAGGCTGCACGCCGAGCCAGGGCCAGGGCCGCTGGCCCCAGCCTGCCCCATGTACCAGTACCAGTACAGTCCCCCCATGGCTCCCCCCGTGTACCATGGCTATGACGAGTGGCAGCAGATCCGATACCCGCCAGCCATGCCAGGCGAGCACACGCAAGGACAGAACTTCCACCATTTTCCCCCG CCTGAGTACCCTTGGCGCCCTCCCTGTGCCATGGCTCGCAGCCAGAACAGCCAACCAGTGGCCGGGGTGAAACCAGTCCCCAAGGACTTGG AACAGGCAGGTCCCGGATTGCCCTAA